In Streptomyces violaceusniger Tu 4113, one DNA window encodes the following:
- a CDS encoding thioesterase family protein — translation MFPPEEKSPLTTDSYYEPIDEHRYKPTAHVSGAWSTDEQHFSPLGGLIVHAIDRHLATRPHTGLLLSRISFDILGRLALDECEIRVETVRPGRTIELIEAVVLIADRPVVRARAWLLAAVDTAAVAGGAEDRLTPPEKLAPWSMSSLWPGGYIASLDSRPLAPPRPGRATVWVSTPLALVAGQTSTPLASYVTLVDTANGIAVRQPPTAWMFPNVDLTLHLHRQPEGGWAGLDTTVTFGPTGQGITSTVLHDLRGPIGHAQQILTVRPLPGA, via the coding sequence ATGTTCCCGCCCGAGGAGAAGTCCCCGTTGACGACCGACAGCTACTACGAGCCGATCGACGAGCACCGCTACAAGCCCACCGCACACGTCAGTGGCGCCTGGAGCACCGACGAACAGCACTTCAGCCCGCTCGGCGGGCTCATCGTCCACGCCATCGACCGCCATCTCGCCACCCGGCCGCACACCGGGCTGCTGCTCAGCCGGATCAGCTTCGACATCCTCGGGCGCCTCGCCCTCGACGAGTGCGAGATCCGGGTGGAGACCGTCCGGCCCGGCCGCACCATCGAACTCATCGAGGCCGTCGTGCTCATCGCCGACCGCCCCGTGGTCCGGGCCCGTGCGTGGCTCCTCGCCGCCGTGGACACCGCGGCCGTCGCCGGTGGCGCCGAGGACCGGCTCACCCCTCCCGAGAAGCTCGCCCCCTGGTCGATGTCCTCCCTGTGGCCCGGCGGGTACATCGCCTCCCTGGACTCCCGTCCGCTCGCGCCACCCCGGCCGGGCCGGGCGACCGTCTGGGTCTCCACCCCGCTCGCCCTCGTGGCCGGGCAGACCAGCACCCCGCTGGCCTCGTACGTCACGCTCGTCGACACCGCCAACGGGATCGCCGTACGACAGCCGCCCACCGCCTGGATGTTCCCCAACGTCGACCTGACCCTCCACCTCCACCGCCAGCCCGAGGGCGGCTGGGCCGGGCTGGACACCACGGTCACCTTCGGTCCCACCGGCCAGGGCATCACCAGCACCGTGCTGCACGACCTGCGCGGTCCGATCGGACACGCCCAGCAGATCCTCACCGTCCGCCCCCTGCCCGGCGCCTGA
- a CDS encoding sensor histidine kinase, whose amino-acid sequence MRGWWERGRALGAAHPQAVDLGIALLVQAAMTMPFVVPRPPDLEPATWPAYGLTTLTVVPLIWRRRAPLAVLTAIIATSALYKLAVEGPGQPLPYTGLVIVYTVAVLSPPWKRLVTGGLLAVAVPVSVWLNTRTARELTFSLFVFAAAYVFGRLTDARQRANRIEAERAAARERARIAREMHDILSHAVSLMIVQAEAGPVAVRTAPERAEAAFDAISTTGREAMVQLRRMLGVLRTGDEPDRAPREPQPGLAGLSGLLDRVRASGLEVAYESAGAVRPLPDATGATVVRIVQEALTNVVKHAGARTVSVQLIYGEGAVDIRVLDDGRGPQSGSGGGHGLIGVRERAAAHGGTAVTGPGPDGRGFEVRVRLPVLSSAEVAR is encoded by the coding sequence GTGCGGGGGTGGTGGGAGCGGGGCCGGGCGCTGGGAGCAGCCCATCCTCAGGCCGTTGACCTGGGGATCGCGCTCCTGGTCCAGGCGGCCATGACGATGCCGTTCGTGGTGCCGCGGCCACCCGATCTGGAACCGGCGACCTGGCCCGCGTACGGGCTGACCACACTCACCGTCGTCCCCCTGATCTGGCGTCGGCGCGCTCCCCTCGCCGTGCTGACCGCCATCATCGCGACGAGCGCGCTGTACAAGCTGGCCGTGGAAGGCCCCGGACAGCCGCTGCCCTACACCGGGCTCGTCATCGTCTACACGGTCGCCGTCCTGTCACCGCCGTGGAAGCGGCTGGTCACCGGGGGGCTGCTGGCGGTCGCCGTGCCGGTGTCGGTGTGGCTGAACACCCGGACGGCGCGCGAGCTCACCTTCTCCCTCTTCGTGTTCGCGGCGGCCTATGTCTTCGGGCGGCTGACCGATGCCCGGCAGCGGGCGAACCGGATCGAGGCGGAGCGGGCCGCCGCCCGCGAACGGGCCAGGATCGCACGGGAGATGCACGACATCCTCTCCCATGCGGTAAGCCTGATGATCGTGCAGGCGGAGGCCGGTCCGGTGGCGGTGCGGACGGCTCCGGAGCGGGCCGAGGCCGCCTTCGACGCCATCTCCACGACGGGCCGGGAGGCGATGGTCCAACTGCGCCGGATGCTGGGAGTGCTGCGCACGGGCGACGAGCCGGACCGCGCCCCGCGGGAGCCGCAGCCGGGCCTGGCCGGTCTGTCCGGTCTTCTCGACCGGGTACGGGCGAGTGGCCTCGAGGTCGCGTACGAGTCGGCGGGGGCCGTGCGACCGCTGCCGGACGCCACCGGGGCGACCGTCGTCCGGATCGTCCAGGAGGCGCTGACCAACGTGGTCAAGCACGCGGGAGCCCGTACCGTCTCCGTTCAACTCATCTATGGTGAGGGCGCCGTGGACATCCGGGTGCTGGACGACGGGCGCGGACCGCAGTCCGGTTCCGGCGGGGGCCACGGTCTGATCGGGGTCCGTGAGCGGGCCGCGGCGCACGGCGGTACGGCGGTCACCGGGCCGGGCCCGGACGGCCGGGGCTTCGAGGTACGGGTCCGCCTCCCCGTACTCTCCTCGGCGGAGGTGGCGCGTTGA
- a CDS encoding LysR family transcriptional regulator, producing the protein MDVKQLKALVTVAEVGSVTRAAELLHLVQPAVTRQIRTLEQELGVLLFERTRQGMRPTEAGAIMADRARRALNELERARAEVQPTPGVVTGIVTVGLLESTTDLLAEPLVSALARDHPGIELRLMTAYSGHLQQWLDDGDLDLTLLYNLAGAPSLNLRPLVRERLWAVAPPSEGLRGDQPVPFARAAEHPLVMPAAGHALRSLIDGAAGRAAVEMDVVVQTNSMRVQKQLVRAGHGWTILPGLGIAEDVADGTLSAAPLSAPAVWRSIVLATSRAGRTPPAVEAVARELLHQITSAVDQERWPSARLHTRAAPTEDT; encoded by the coding sequence TTGGACGTCAAACAACTCAAGGCACTCGTCACGGTCGCCGAGGTCGGCAGCGTCACCCGGGCCGCGGAGTTGCTCCATCTGGTCCAGCCCGCGGTCACCCGGCAGATCCGCACCCTGGAGCAGGAGCTGGGCGTCCTCCTTTTCGAGCGGACCCGGCAGGGCATGCGGCCCACCGAGGCCGGCGCGATCATGGCCGACCGCGCTCGCCGCGCCCTGAACGAGCTGGAGCGCGCCCGTGCCGAGGTCCAGCCGACCCCGGGCGTGGTGACCGGCATCGTCACCGTGGGCCTGCTGGAGAGCACCACCGATCTGCTGGCGGAGCCGCTGGTGTCCGCGCTCGCCCGGGACCACCCCGGGATCGAGCTGCGCCTGATGACGGCGTACTCCGGGCACCTCCAGCAATGGCTGGACGACGGCGACCTGGACCTCACGCTGCTCTACAACCTGGCCGGCGCACCGTCGCTGAACCTCCGTCCCCTGGTGCGCGAGCGGCTGTGGGCGGTCGCGCCACCGTCCGAGGGGCTGCGTGGCGATCAGCCCGTCCCCTTCGCGCGGGCCGCCGAGCATCCGCTGGTCATGCCCGCGGCCGGGCACGCCCTGCGCAGCCTGATCGACGGGGCCGCCGGACGGGCGGCGGTCGAGATGGACGTCGTCGTGCAGACCAACTCCATGCGGGTGCAGAAGCAACTCGTCCGGGCCGGGCACGGCTGGACGATCCTGCCGGGGCTGGGCATCGCCGAGGACGTGGCCGATGGCACACTCAGCGCGGCACCGCTCAGCGCACCCGCCGTATGGCGTTCGATCGTCCTCGCGACGTCGAGAGCCGGGCGGACACCACCAGCGGTGGAGGCCGTCGCCCGGGAACTGCTCCACCAGATCACCTCGGCCGTGGACCAGGAGCGGTGGCCCTCCGCCCGGCTGCACACGCGGGCCGCACCCACCGAAGACACCTGA
- a CDS encoding alpha/beta fold hydrolase, translated as MASTDVHQQVSGHARALDGTLLAYQHHGTGRPPLVLLAGQANNHHWWDGIRADFHATHTTLTMDWRGTGESEKPDHPYSTPGFADDVIAVLDHLGIERADLYGTSMGGRVAQWVAARHPHRIRRLVLGCTSPGGPHATERDMAVRRSLAQTDARAANEALIDLMYTPAWRSAHPGPYTTLGAPGMPPHARRGHLVASNRHDAWDVLPLITAPTLILHGADDRLTPAANVPLLASRIPQARTHIFEGARHGYFQECRPAAATIVSSFLAEEPFPV; from the coding sequence ATGGCAAGCACCGACGTCCATCAGCAGGTCAGCGGCCACGCCCGCGCGCTGGACGGCACCCTCCTCGCCTATCAGCACCACGGCACCGGACGGCCCCCGCTGGTGCTGCTGGCGGGCCAGGCCAACAACCACCACTGGTGGGACGGCATACGGGCGGACTTCCACGCCACCCACACCACCCTCACCATGGACTGGCGTGGCACGGGAGAAAGCGAAAAGCCCGACCACCCCTACTCGACGCCGGGCTTCGCCGACGATGTGATCGCCGTCCTCGACCACCTGGGCATCGAGCGCGCCGATCTGTACGGGACCTCCATGGGAGGGCGGGTCGCCCAGTGGGTCGCCGCCCGCCATCCGCACCGGATCCGGCGGCTCGTCCTCGGCTGCACCTCGCCCGGCGGTCCCCACGCGACGGAGCGCGACATGGCGGTGCGGCGCTCCCTGGCCCAGACCGACGCGCGGGCGGCGAACGAAGCGCTGATCGACCTGATGTACACCCCGGCCTGGCGGTCCGCACACCCCGGGCCCTATACGACCCTCGGCGCCCCCGGCATGCCCCCGCACGCCCGGCGGGGCCACCTGGTGGCCAGCAATCGACACGACGCCTGGGACGTCCTCCCACTGATCACCGCGCCCACGTTGATCCTGCACGGCGCGGACGACCGGCTCACCCCGGCGGCCAACGTACCGCTGCTCGCCTCGCGCATCCCCCAGGCGCGTACGCACATCTTCGAGGGCGCGCGGCACGGCTATTTCCAGGAGTGCCGCCCGGCGGCGGCGACGATCGTGTCGTCGTTCCTGGCGGAGGAGCCCTTCCCGGTCTGA
- a CDS encoding MFS transporter, producing MASAVSSTTPPPAQRAGYRHLLRTPGAWTFLLPGFAARQPFAMLTISIVLLLRHTTGSYGLAGAVAAVTGVSMALFAPQSGKLADRHGQSAVLVPGVLLHAAAAALLTALALAHAPLWALIAAAVPTGASVPQVGPMVRARWAAALGDGALGDGAPGGSGPRAGRHPLLATAAAFESVTDELTFVIGPVLATGLSTGVHPASGLIAEAALTLVGGLLFAAQRRTAPPLSAARADTRERPASALSVPGVRVLAVAFLGVGSVFGGMQVALTAFAQEHGQPALNGVLYGVFAAGNMLAGVACGAIAWRTSPRRRLLTSYAALTLICSTLWAVSAPLPLGGLGLLAGLCIAPALITGYSLVEALVPATSRTEAFTWLTGSVALGQAAAVTAAGQLADGYGASAAFTVPLVGTALALLTVVSLRARIAPRGVSTAIRHEQRTAETHSASLQTADTP from the coding sequence GTGGCATCCGCGGTCTCCAGCACCACCCCTCCTCCCGCACAGCGCGCCGGCTACCGGCACCTGCTGCGCACACCGGGCGCATGGACCTTCCTGCTGCCCGGCTTCGCCGCCCGGCAGCCGTTCGCGATGCTGACGATCAGCATCGTGCTGCTGCTGCGCCACACCACCGGGTCGTACGGGCTCGCCGGTGCGGTCGCGGCCGTCACCGGCGTGTCCATGGCGCTGTTCGCGCCCCAGAGCGGCAAGCTGGCCGACCGCCACGGGCAGAGCGCGGTCCTGGTGCCGGGTGTGCTGCTCCACGCGGCGGCCGCCGCCCTGCTGACGGCGCTCGCCCTGGCCCACGCGCCACTGTGGGCGCTGATCGCCGCCGCGGTGCCGACGGGCGCTTCCGTCCCGCAGGTCGGGCCCATGGTGCGGGCCCGCTGGGCGGCCGCCCTCGGGGACGGCGCTCTCGGGGACGGCGCCCCGGGCGGATCCGGGCCGCGTGCGGGGCGCCATCCGCTGCTGGCGACCGCCGCCGCGTTCGAGTCCGTGACGGACGAGCTGACGTTCGTCATCGGCCCCGTGCTCGCCACCGGTTTGAGCACCGGTGTGCACCCGGCGTCCGGCCTGATCGCGGAGGCGGCGCTGACGCTGGTGGGCGGACTGCTCTTCGCGGCCCAGCGCCGTACCGCGCCGCCGCTGAGCGCGGCGCGGGCGGACACCCGCGAGCGGCCCGCCTCGGCGCTGTCCGTACCGGGCGTACGGGTCCTGGCCGTGGCCTTCCTGGGCGTCGGCTCGGTCTTCGGCGGGATGCAGGTCGCCCTGACCGCCTTCGCCCAGGAACACGGCCAACCGGCCCTGAATGGTGTGCTGTACGGCGTCTTCGCGGCGGGCAACATGCTCGCGGGCGTGGCCTGTGGCGCCATCGCCTGGCGCACCTCCCCCCGGCGGCGGCTGCTGACCTCCTACGCCGCGCTGACGCTGATCTGCTCAACGCTGTGGGCGGTGTCCGCGCCGCTGCCGCTGGGCGGGCTGGGACTGCTGGCGGGCCTGTGCATCGCACCGGCGCTGATCACCGGGTACAGCCTGGTGGAGGCCCTGGTCCCGGCCACGTCCCGGACCGAGGCGTTCACCTGGCTGACCGGTTCGGTCGCGCTGGGGCAGGCCGCGGCGGTGACGGCGGCCGGACAGCTGGCGGACGGTTACGGCGCGAGCGCCGCCTTCACGGTGCCGCTTGTCGGCACGGCGCTGGCCCTGCTGACGGTGGTATCCCTGCGGGCCCGGATCGCGCCGCGCGGCGTCTCCACGGCGATACGCCATGAGCAGCGCACCGCCGAAACCCACTCCGCGTCACTCCAGACGGCGGACACCCCCTGA
- a CDS encoding TetR/AcrR family transcriptional regulator, whose translation MISPETAELRILDAAETLFYGRGLQAVGMDEIRSASGVSLKRLYQLFPSKGELIQAYLRRRDIRWRQRLAAYADAKDTHEERILAVFDWLHEWFGEPDFRGCAFSNSFGELGATSSPVAETARAHKEAFFGYLAELTAAAGKPPSLAEHVGLLAEGAIATAAITGSAEPAHRAKEAARLLLAAA comes from the coding sequence ATGATCAGTCCCGAGACCGCGGAGCTCCGGATCCTCGACGCGGCCGAGACCCTGTTCTACGGACGGGGGCTCCAGGCGGTGGGCATGGACGAGATCCGCTCCGCCTCCGGCGTCTCCCTCAAACGGCTCTACCAGCTCTTCCCGTCCAAAGGGGAGCTCATACAGGCGTATCTGCGGCGGCGCGACATCCGCTGGCGTCAGAGGCTGGCCGCGTACGCCGATGCCAAGGACACCCACGAGGAACGCATCCTGGCGGTCTTCGACTGGCTCCACGAGTGGTTCGGCGAGCCGGACTTCCGGGGTTGCGCCTTCAGCAACTCCTTCGGGGAACTCGGCGCCACCTCCTCGCCCGTGGCCGAGACGGCACGCGCCCATAAGGAGGCGTTCTTCGGGTACCTCGCCGAGCTGACGGCGGCCGCGGGCAAACCGCCTTCACTGGCCGAGCACGTGGGCCTCCTCGCCGAAGGCGCCATCGCCACCGCGGCGATCACCGGCAGCGCCGAACCCGCGCACCGGGCGAAAGAGGCCGCGCGCCTGCTGCTGGCGGCGGCATAA
- a CDS encoding response regulator encodes MTIRVVVADDQELVRSGFSMILDAQPDIEVIAEAGDGAEAVEAVRRHAPDVALLDIRMPGMDGIEACRAIGADGACRTVMLTTFDSDEYVYEALHAGASGFLLKDVRRDDLVHAVRVVARGDSLLAPSVARRLVEQYTRATARPRRPDPRLDMLTARERETLLLLARGLSNAEIAAELVVSDHTVKTHVGNVLAKLGLRDRIQAVICAYETGLITVGDPPPGGASRPGSSPASARN; translated from the coding sequence TTGACGATCCGGGTGGTGGTGGCCGACGACCAGGAGCTGGTGCGCAGCGGCTTCTCCATGATCCTTGACGCCCAGCCGGACATCGAGGTGATCGCGGAGGCGGGCGACGGGGCCGAGGCCGTCGAGGCGGTGCGGCGGCACGCGCCCGATGTGGCGCTGCTCGACATCCGGATGCCGGGTATGGACGGTATCGAGGCATGCCGAGCGATCGGCGCGGACGGCGCCTGCCGGACGGTGATGCTGACGACCTTCGACTCCGACGAGTATGTGTACGAAGCGCTGCACGCGGGCGCGAGCGGCTTCCTGCTGAAGGATGTGCGCAGGGACGATCTGGTGCACGCGGTACGGGTGGTGGCGCGGGGCGACTCGCTGCTCGCGCCGTCGGTGGCCCGGCGTCTGGTGGAGCAGTACACCCGGGCGACCGCCCGGCCACGGCGGCCCGATCCCCGCCTGGACATGCTGACCGCACGGGAGCGGGAGACACTGCTGCTGCTCGCGCGCGGCCTGTCGAACGCCGAGATCGCGGCGGAGCTGGTGGTCAGCGATCACACCGTCAAGACGCATGTCGGCAACGTGCTCGCCAAGCTGGGACTGCGGGACCGGATCCAGGCGGTGATCTGCGCATACGAGACGGGCCTGATCACGGTCGGGGATCCCCCGCCCGGGGGAGCGTCCCGGCCCGGCTCCTCCCCCGCGTCGGCGAGGAACTGA
- a CDS encoding serine hydrolase domain-containing protein, whose translation MQSTRRTLLAAALVLGVVAGPAVPPALAATSSAAVPTRSGIPALEAAIAGLPTRDATAALVRAGGSEGVWRGSSGVHDLRTNRPADPAGRFRAGSVTKVFTAAVALQLATEGTLDLDRSARSYLPELIPAAYGKVTVRQLLHHTHGIPAPDFPGDTVEERYADRFRIHDPEDMVRSATSKNREFPPGQKQHYLNIGYTIAALVIERVSGHSYEHQVARRILKPLGLRDTYLPGADPHILGPHNHGYQTMRLDDGTTGPRDVSVWGPTDGWAAGDIISTTADLERFTKALFQGHVVRGPLLREMFTLPKVADWGTGDPAAYSAGLSMKKLGGREVWGKTGSRWGYNTGVASTRDGSRTLVYSVNSTDAKGQEMNEVARNIMVAAYGNP comes from the coding sequence ATGCAGAGCACCAGACGCACGCTGCTGGCCGCGGCGCTCGTCCTGGGCGTCGTGGCGGGCCCGGCGGTGCCGCCGGCCCTCGCGGCCACCTCGTCCGCGGCGGTCCCCACGCGGTCCGGGATTCCGGCGCTGGAAGCCGCCATCGCGGGTCTGCCGACGCGGGACGCGACGGCCGCGCTGGTACGGGCCGGGGGCTCCGAGGGCGTCTGGAGAGGCAGTTCGGGTGTGCACGACCTGAGGACCAACCGGCCGGCCGATCCGGCGGGCCGCTTCCGCGCCGGTTCCGTGACCAAGGTCTTCACGGCCGCGGTCGCCCTGCAACTGGCCACCGAGGGCACGCTCGACCTGGACCGCAGCGCTCGTTCGTATCTGCCGGAGCTGATCCCGGCAGCGTACGGGAAGGTCACCGTCCGGCAGTTGCTCCATCACACGCACGGCATCCCGGCCCCTGACTTCCCCGGGGACACGGTCGAGGAGCGGTACGCCGACCGCTTCCGGATCCATGACCCCGAGGACATGGTCCGCTCGGCGACCTCGAAGAACCGCGAGTTCCCGCCCGGCCAGAAGCAGCACTATCTGAACATCGGCTACACCATCGCCGCTCTGGTCATCGAGCGGGTCTCGGGCCACTCGTACGAACACCAGGTGGCCCGCCGGATCCTGAAGCCGCTGGGGCTGCGCGACACCTATCTCCCGGGGGCCGATCCACACATCCTCGGCCCGCACAACCACGGCTACCAGACGATGCGGCTGGACGACGGCACGACCGGTCCGCGTGATGTGTCGGTGTGGGGGCCGACGGACGGCTGGGCGGCCGGTGACATCATCTCGACCACGGCGGACCTGGAGCGGTTCACCAAGGCCCTGTTCCAGGGACACGTGGTGCGCGGCCCGCTGCTGCGCGAGATGTTCACCCTGCCGAAGGTGGCGGACTGGGGAACCGGCGACCCGGCCGCGTACTCGGCCGGCCTCTCGATGAAAAAGCTGGGCGGCCGTGAGGTGTGGGGCAAGACGGGCAGCCGCTGGGGCTACAACACCGGCGTCGCCTCCACCCGCGACGGCTCGCGCACCCTGGTCTACAGCGTCAACTCCACGGATGCCAAGGGCCAGGAGATGAACGAGGTGGCGCGGAACATCATGGTGGCCGCCTACGGCAATCCCTGA
- a CDS encoding DUF1348 family protein has protein sequence MTDAPRPPFPPFTRETAVQKVRLAEDGWNSRDPEKVALAYTVDSRWRNRAEFVTGRDEIIAFLTRKWARELDYRLIKELWAFDGNRIAVRFAYECHDDSGNWFRSYGNENWEFDDAGLMRLRYACINDLPIKESERRYHWPLGRRPDDHPGLSDLGL, from the coding sequence GTGACCGACGCTCCACGCCCGCCGTTCCCCCCGTTCACGCGGGAGACCGCCGTCCAGAAGGTCCGGCTGGCGGAAGACGGCTGGAACTCCCGCGACCCGGAGAAGGTCGCCCTGGCCTACACCGTCGACTCGCGCTGGCGGAACCGCGCGGAGTTCGTCACCGGCCGCGACGAGATCATCGCCTTCCTCACCCGCAAATGGGCGCGCGAGCTGGACTACCGGCTCATCAAGGAGCTGTGGGCCTTCGACGGCAACCGCATCGCCGTGCGCTTCGCCTACGAATGCCACGACGACTCCGGCAACTGGTTCCGCTCCTACGGCAACGAGAACTGGGAATTCGACGACGCCGGTCTGATGCGCCTGCGCTACGCGTGCATCAACGACCTCCCCATCAAGGAGTCGGAGCGTCGCTACCACTGGCCGCTCGGGCGCCGCCCCGACGACCACCCCGGGCTGAGCGACCTCGGCCTCTGA
- a CDS encoding acyl-CoA dehydrogenase family protein translates to MSTLDIVSEDERFIVRTVRDFVDNDVKPVVQELEHTNTYPEALIERMKQLGVFGLAIPEEYGGTPVSTPCYVLITEELARGWMSLAGAMGGHTVVATLLLRFGTEEQKRRYLPRMATGEIRATLALTEPGGGSDLQAMRTVARKDADGYVVDGSKTWITNSRRSQLIALLCKTDPDATPAHQGISILLVEHGPGLTVSRDLPKLGYKGVESCELSFDGYRAPADAVLGGVEGKGFAQMMKGLETGRLQVASRALGVGRAALEDALAYAQERESFGKPIWQHQSIGNYLADMATSLTAARQLTLYAARAADAGRRVDMEAGMAKLFASETAMEIALNAVRIHGGYGYSTEFDVERYFRDAPLMIVGEGTNEIQRNVIAAQLVKRGGLE, encoded by the coding sequence ATGAGCACCCTCGACATCGTGTCCGAGGACGAGCGGTTCATCGTCAGGACGGTGCGCGACTTCGTGGACAACGACGTCAAACCGGTCGTCCAGGAGCTGGAGCACACCAACACCTACCCCGAGGCCCTGATCGAGCGGATGAAACAGCTCGGTGTCTTCGGGCTCGCCATCCCGGAGGAGTACGGCGGCACCCCCGTCTCCACCCCGTGTTATGTCCTGATCACCGAGGAACTGGCCCGCGGCTGGATGAGCCTGGCCGGTGCGATGGGCGGCCACACCGTGGTCGCCACCCTCCTGCTGCGCTTCGGCACCGAGGAACAGAAGCGCCGCTATCTGCCGAGGATGGCCACCGGCGAGATCCGGGCCACCCTGGCGCTGACCGAACCGGGCGGCGGCTCCGACCTCCAGGCCATGCGCACCGTGGCCCGTAAGGACGCGGACGGCTATGTGGTGGACGGCTCCAAGACCTGGATCACCAACTCCCGGCGCTCCCAACTGATCGCCCTGCTCTGCAAGACCGACCCCGACGCCACCCCCGCGCACCAGGGCATCTCCATCCTGCTGGTCGAGCACGGGCCCGGTCTGACGGTCTCCCGCGATCTGCCCAAGCTCGGCTACAAGGGCGTCGAGAGCTGCGAGTTGTCGTTCGACGGCTACCGTGCCCCGGCCGACGCCGTTCTGGGCGGTGTGGAGGGCAAGGGCTTCGCCCAGATGATGAAGGGGCTGGAGACCGGCCGGCTGCAGGTCGCCTCCCGTGCGCTCGGCGTCGGCCGGGCGGCGCTGGAGGACGCGCTGGCCTACGCCCAGGAACGCGAGTCGTTCGGCAAGCCGATCTGGCAACACCAGTCGATCGGCAACTACCTCGCCGACATGGCCACCTCGCTGACCGCGGCCCGTCAGCTCACCCTGTATGCCGCGCGGGCGGCCGACGCGGGGCGGCGCGTGGACATGGAGGCGGGCATGGCGAAGCTGTTCGCCTCCGAGACCGCCATGGAGATCGCGCTCAACGCCGTCCGCATCCACGGTGGTTACGGCTATTCCACCGAGTTCGACGTGGAGCGCTACTTTCGCGACGCGCCCCTGATGATCGTCGGTGAGGGCACCAATGAGATCCAGCGCAATGTGATCGCGGCGCAGCTCGTCAAGCGTGGCGGACTGGAGTGA
- a CDS encoding FAD-binding oxidoreductase codes for MVEDPGVAAGFVHDEAEWAPHGTPLVVVRPRTALEVRSVVRACVRHGVPLVTRGAGTGLSGGANAVEGCVMLSTEAMDTIHEIDPVERLAVVGPGVVNDDLRAACAEQGLWYPPDPASAPWSTIGGNVATNAGGLCCVKYGVTRDYVLGLEVVTGTGELVRLGRRTAKGVAGYDLAGLMVGSEGTLGVITEVTVRLRPRREAERTVAGYFSSVVAAGRAVAAIGAAGLTPSALELIDRHCLAAVDKWKNMGLSVDADVVLLGRTDAPGPAGAQEAERMLACFEEAGATWAAQSTDQEEADALFSARRLAYPALERLGPVLTEDVCVPKAAVPEMLARIERAATRHDTLIANIAHAGDGNLHPLLITQPGDTAARERAQAAFHDIIADAIDLGGTVTGEHGVGLLKRDGLERELTSAVLEMHRAVKAALDPHGILNPGKVIAGG; via the coding sequence ATGGTCGAGGACCCCGGCGTCGCCGCCGGATTCGTCCACGACGAGGCGGAGTGGGCGCCGCACGGCACGCCCCTCGTGGTGGTGCGGCCACGCACGGCGCTGGAAGTGCGTTCCGTGGTGCGGGCCTGTGTACGGCACGGCGTTCCGCTGGTCACCCGGGGGGCGGGCACCGGTCTCTCCGGTGGCGCCAACGCCGTCGAGGGCTGTGTGATGCTCTCCACCGAGGCCATGGACACCATCCACGAGATCGACCCCGTGGAGCGCCTCGCGGTCGTCGGACCGGGTGTGGTCAACGACGATCTGCGGGCCGCCTGCGCCGAGCAGGGCCTCTGGTACCCGCCGGATCCGGCGAGCGCACCCTGGTCCACCATCGGCGGCAATGTGGCGACCAACGCGGGCGGGCTGTGCTGTGTGAAGTACGGCGTCACCCGCGACTATGTGCTCGGCCTGGAGGTGGTGACCGGCACCGGTGAGCTCGTGCGGCTCGGCCGCAGGACCGCCAAGGGGGTCGCCGGGTACGACCTGGCGGGGCTGATGGTCGGCTCCGAAGGCACCCTGGGAGTGATCACCGAGGTCACGGTGCGGCTGCGGCCGCGGCGTGAGGCCGAGCGCACGGTCGCCGGATACTTCTCCTCGGTCGTGGCGGCGGGACGCGCGGTCGCCGCGATCGGGGCCGCAGGCCTCACCCCGTCCGCGCTGGAGCTGATCGACCGGCACTGCCTGGCGGCGGTCGACAAGTGGAAGAACATGGGCCTGTCCGTCGACGCGGACGTGGTGCTCCTCGGCCGTACGGACGCCCCGGGCCCGGCCGGTGCGCAGGAAGCAGAGCGCATGCTCGCCTGTTTCGAGGAGGCGGGAGCGACCTGGGCCGCGCAGTCCACGGACCAGGAGGAGGCCGACGCGCTGTTCTCGGCCAGGCGGCTCGCCTATCCGGCGCTGGAGCGGCTGGGCCCGGTGCTCACCGAGGACGTCTGCGTGCCCAAGGCGGCCGTACCGGAGATGCTGGCGCGGATCGAGCGCGCCGCCACCCGCCATGACACGCTCATCGCCAACATCGCCCACGCCGGTGACGGCAACCTCCACCCGCTGCTGATCACCCAGCCCGGCGACACGGCGGCCCGGGAGCGGGCCCAGGCCGCCTTCCACGACATCATCGCGGACGCCATCGACCTCGGCGGCACGGTCACCGGTGAACACGGGGTGGGCCTGCTGAAGCGGGACGGTCTGGAACGGGAGCTCACATCGGCCGTTCTGGAGATGCACCGTGCCGTCAAGGCGGCGCTCGACCCGCATGGGATTCTCAACCCGGGCAAGGTCATCGCAGGCGGCTGA